Part of the Elusimicrobiales bacterium genome, CCGCGGCCTGCCTTGCCCGCGCCGCCGGGGCGCAAGGCATGGTGGGCGGACAGACCGCGGATATATTCGCGGAGGGAATGCTCTCCGGCAAAAGCCGCCGCGCGGCGGGGCTGGGCGCGCTTTCCGCCAGGAGGCCGGCCTATTTCCTGCTGCCCTCCGGCAGGCCGGAGAAAGCCGGCATTCTGGATTACATACACCGCCACAAAACCGGCGCGCTGCTGCGCGCGCCGGTTGAAATAGGTGCCATACTTGCCGGCGCGGAGGGGGAAAAACTGGCCGCCGCGCGCGAATACGGGCGCGCCATCGGCCTGGCGTTCCAGATAGTAGACGACATACTGGATGTTACTGCCGACAAGAAGAAACTGGGCAAATCCGGCAGCGACGCCGCCAACGGCAAGCTGACTTTTGTCACCGTCTACGGGCTGGAGCGCGCGCGCCGCGAGGCCGCCCGCCAGATAAAAACCGCTCTTGCCGAGCTGGAAAAAACCCGCCTGCCGCAAAGCCGCCGGGAGGGGCTGCGCGCGCTGGCGAATTTCGTGCTGGAAAGGACTTACTGATATGCCTGAGAACATACTGCCGGAAATATCCTCGCCCGCGGAGCTGCGCCGGCTGCGCCCGGAGCTGCTGCCCCGGGTCTGCCGCGAAATCCGCGAGAAAATAATCAGCGCCATCAGCAAAAACGGCGGGCATCTGGGCTCCAGCCTCGGCGCGGCGGATTTGATTGTGGCGCTGCATTACGTTTTTGACACCCCGCAGGACAGGCTGGTTTTTGACACGGGGCATCAGGCCTACGCGCACAAGCTGCTCACCGGCAGATACGGCAGGTTTGACGGCATTCGCACAAAGGGCGGCATCTCCGGGTTCCTGCGCCGCGACGAGTCCGAATACGACTGTTTCGGGGCGGGGCATGCCTCCACCGCCCTTTCGGCGGCGCTGGGCATGGCCGCCGCGCGCGACCGCAAGGGTGAAAACCGCAAGGTGGTGGCCATAGTCTCCGACGGGTGCATGACCGGCGGCATGGCCTACGAGGCTTTGCAGAACGCCGGCCATCTGGGAACGGACATGCTGGTGATTCTCAACGACAACCAGATGTTTATCTCTCACCGGGTGGGGCAGCTGGGCGCTTTCCTGACCAGGCTGATGAGCGCCGGCTCGCTTAAAAACGCCGAGCAGCGGGTGGAAGCCTTCCTGAACCGCTTCGATTTCTGGGGCGCCAGCCTGCTGCGCGTGGCAAAGCGCACCAAGGTGCTGCTGTTTCCGGGAATGCTCTTTGAGGAGATGGGGTTCGCCTACCTGGGCCCCGTGAACGGCCACGACGTAGGCAAGCTGGTGGAGATACTGGGCCGCATAAAAGAGATGCGCGGCCCGGTGGTGCTGCATGTGGCTACAGTGAAGGGCAAAGGCTACGCCCCGGCGGAGGCCCGTCCCATAGACTATCACGGCCTGGGGATTTTTGACAAGGTAACAGGCGCGCCGGAGCCTGCCCCCGCCGGCGCCGCGCCCAGCTTCACCAAGGTGTTTGCGCAAACGCTTGTGAAACTGGCCGAGACTGACCCGCGCATAACCGCCATCACCGCCGCCATGCCCGAAGGCACCGGACTGGACCTGTTCCGCGACAGAATGCCGGAGCGGTTCTACGACGTAGGCATCGCCGAGGAGCATGCCGTTACTTTCGCCGCCGGACTTGCCTGCGAGGGGATGAGGCCGGTGGTCGCGCTGTATTCGTCTTTTTCGCAGCGCGCCTACGACCAGATGCTCCACGACGTGTGCCTTCAGAAGCTGCCGGTCGTGCTGGCGCTGGACCGCGCCGGCATAGTGGGCGAGGACGGCCCCACCCATCACGGGGTGTTTGATTTAAGCCTGTTCCGCAATATCCCGAATCTGGCCGTCATCGCGCCCGCCGACGAGAACGAGTTGCAGCACGCGCTTAAAACCGCCCTGGCGGCGGAGTCGCCCTGCGTGCTGCGCTACCCGCGCGGCGCGGGCTTTGGCGCCGCCATGGACAAGGAGCCGCAGCCGCTGCCCTGGGGCAAGGGGGTCTGGCTCAAGCGCGGCGATGCCGCCACCATAATCGCCGCCGGAAACCGGGTTCACCCCTCGCTTGAGGCGGCGCGGCTGCTGGAGGACAAAGGCATAAGCTGCGGCGTCATAAACGTCCGCTTTATAAAGCCGCTGGACGAGGAGATTATCGCCGAGGCCGCCTCCGCCGGGCCGGTGATTACCGTGGAGGACAATATGCTGGCGGGGGGATTTGGCTCCGCCGTGCTGGAGGCGTTCTGCGCGCGCGGCCTGCGCCCGAAAACGCTGCGGCTGGGAATACCGGACATATTCGTAACCCACGGACGGCAGCGCGAGCTTTTTGACGAGCTGGATTTGTCCGCCGGGAAAATAGCGGCGCGCGCCGCGGCTTTTATTGAGGAGACTTCACGTGAAAAAACCCGTTGAGCCGTTTGACCGTCAGAAGCAGACTCTGCTTTTAAGAAAATCCAAGCCTTACCGCAAGGCGTACCAGGATTTTGAATTTCTGGCGCGCGAGGAACTGCGCCCGCTGCGCCTCCAGCTCGAAATGATGAAGCCGGAGATGATTTTGCAGGATTACGGCATCACCTCCACGGTGGTGTGCTTTGGCAGCGCGAGGATATGGTCCAA contains:
- a CDS encoding polyprenyl synthetase family protein — its product is MRFESYLKTQAARIDRQLRRRMSALRGCPPVLADAMRYSLEAGGKRLRPALAILSARAFGLDGDGAMPAACALEMVHAYSLVHDDLPAMDNDDLRRGKPTNHRVFGEACAVLAGDALLTLAFETVLETAENPAIGPARACRAAACLARAAGAQGMVGGQTADIFAEGMLSGKSRRAAGLGALSARRPAYFLLPSGRPEKAGILDYIHRHKTGALLRAPVEIGAILAGAEGEKLAAAREYGRAIGLAFQIVDDILDVTADKKKLGKSGSDAANGKLTFVTVYGLERARREAARQIKTALAELEKTRLPQSRREGLRALANFVLERTY
- the dxs gene encoding 1-deoxy-D-xylulose-5-phosphate synthase, whose protein sequence is MPENILPEISSPAELRRLRPELLPRVCREIREKIISAISKNGGHLGSSLGAADLIVALHYVFDTPQDRLVFDTGHQAYAHKLLTGRYGRFDGIRTKGGISGFLRRDESEYDCFGAGHASTALSAALGMAAARDRKGENRKVVAIVSDGCMTGGMAYEALQNAGHLGTDMLVILNDNQMFISHRVGQLGAFLTRLMSAGSLKNAEQRVEAFLNRFDFWGASLLRVAKRTKVLLFPGMLFEEMGFAYLGPVNGHDVGKLVEILGRIKEMRGPVVLHVATVKGKGYAPAEARPIDYHGLGIFDKVTGAPEPAPAGAAPSFTKVFAQTLVKLAETDPRITAITAAMPEGTGLDLFRDRMPERFYDVGIAEEHAVTFAAGLACEGMRPVVALYSSFSQRAYDQMLHDVCLQKLPVVLALDRAGIVGEDGPTHHGVFDLSLFRNIPNLAVIAPADENELQHALKTALAAESPCVLRYPRGAGFGAAMDKEPQPLPWGKGVWLKRGDAATIIAAGNRVHPSLEAARLLEDKGISCGVINVRFIKPLDEEIIAEAASAGPVITVEDNMLAGGFGSAVLEAFCARGLRPKTLRLGIPDIFVTHGRQRELFDELDLSAGKIAARAAAFIEETSREKTR